Proteins encoded within one genomic window of Hypomesus transpacificus isolate Combined female unplaced genomic scaffold, fHypTra1 scaffold_42, whole genome shotgun sequence:
- the LOC124464778 gene encoding leucyl-cystinyl aminopeptidase yields the protein MDPFDNINNDHASLPRNMIENSMFEEEPDVVDLAKDSAAFPAFPALEPEEVVYEPRSSRLLVRGLGEAELDDEEEDYESSARLLGMSFMNRSSALRPSSSPYTRQALPRSCSRPSGRTVAVCVFILVLLVSISMVLYLLPGCTFTKAGCHKSNSSTPMELVYPRATNGKLFPWTELRLPASVRPVNYDLSLTPNLTTMTFTGHVVITMAIQHDTKRIVLHSATLNITKATFKLGGAEARQVEVLEYPAWQQIAVSFPEELRAGQTCELSLGYSSSLSHSYSGLYNSSYTDQSGARRVLAATQFEPLSARKAFPCFDEPSFKATFLIRVIREPGYISLSNMPRSKTSLLSGGLQEDEFERSLNMSSYLVAVIVADFTCVSRNVSNTLVSVYSVPDKKEHTHFALDTASSLLLFYNSFFDINYPLKKLDLVAIPDFLAGAMENWGVITFRETSLLVRNQSSPLDKQLVASVIAHELAHQWFGNLVTMRWWNDLWLNEGFATYMQYLSLDRQLPQLDAGNVFLSVRLEAMAKDALNSSHPVSTQVTSPEQVEEMFDSVSYEKGASILLMLNSSMPDGQFRKGIIKYLSRYSGSNTVTDDLWNSLTRAQVPAPSESVSDMMNTWTLQKGFPLVTATLQGRNLTLTQEHFLLSADNSTHTSSLWHIPITYVSDNCSFAPSCSQMFMLKNKTATVVLPSSVLWVKLNYRNTGFYMVHYGDQGWARLTDALSTNINTLTHQDRASLTHTIFALSRLGRVTFRQVLSLMSYVTNETETAPLLEALSQLRTVYLLLDKRQEQGLASRMKGYILEVFRPAMDVQGWGEEESVSRLEQRSALLEAACALGLQNCTQQALLLFNQYSAPNSTTRIPGDLQGVVYRAGAQTDAGWDFLLQAYGHASDAAEKRRLLRALASTQDARRIAWVLRAGLLGQDIQTQELPLVVRAVSDGFAGHLFAWDFVQQNWDQLIEKFPVGSYAIQSIIKSTTSQFSTQAHLEQVQAFFSSLKQRGSQMRSVLEATETIRLNQRWVDRILPTLQRWL from the exons ATGGATCCCTTCGACAATATCAACAACG accatGCCTCTCTACCCAGGAACATGATAGAGAACAGCATGTTTGAGGAGGAGCCAGATGTTGTGGACCTGGCCAAAGACTCAGCTGCATTCCCG gcgtTTCCTGCTCTGGAGCCGGAGGAGGTGGTGTACGAGCCGCGCAGCTCCCGGCTGCTGGTGCGCGGGCTCGGGGAGGCGGAGCTagatgacgaggaggaggactaTGAGTCATCAGCCCGCCTCCTGGGCATGTCCTTCATGAACCGTAGCTCCGCCCTCCGCCCTAGCTCCTCCCCCTACACAAGACAAGCACTGCCcag gtcgtGTTCTCGGCCCTCAGGTCGTaccgtggctgtgtgtgtgttcatcctggtgctgctggtgtcCATATCCATGGTGCTCTACCTCCTCCCAGGATGCACCTTCACCAAg GCTGGTTGTCATAAGTCCAACTCCTCTACTCCCATGGAACTGGTGTATCCGCGAGCGACCAATGGGAAGCTGTTTCCCTGGACAGAGCTCCGCCTCCCAGCCAGTGTGCGACCTGTGAACTACGACCTCTCTCTGACCCCTAACCTCACCACCATGACCTTCACCGGGCACGTCGTCATCACCATGGCGATACAGCACGACACCAAGCGCATCGTCCTGCACAGCGCAACTCTCAACATCACCAAGGCAACCTTCAAG CTGGGCGGGGCGGAGgcgaggcaggtggaggtgctAGAGTACCCTGCCTGGCAACAGATCGCCGTGTCCTTCCCTGAGGAGCTCCGGGCCGGACAGACTTGTGAACTGAGCCTGGGCTACTCCTCCAGCCTGTCCCACTCCTACAGCGGACTCTACAACAGCTCCTACACTGACCAATCAGGAGCCAGGAG ggtCCTAGCTGCCACCCAATTTGAGCCCCTGTCAGCCAGGAAAGCCTTCCCCTGTTTTGACGAGCCCTCGTTCAAAGCCACCTTCCTGATCCGCGTCATCCGAGAGCCAGGATATATCTCCCTCTCCAACATGCCCagg agtaAGACCAGTCTGCTGTCTGGAGGGCTGCAGGAGGATGAGTTTGAGAGGAGCCTGAACATGAGCTCCTACTTGGTGGCCGTCATCGTGGCTGACTTCACCTGCGTGTCCCGCAACGTCTCCAACACGCTG GTGTCGGTCTACTCTGTTCCTGATaagaaggaacacacacacttcgctCTGGACACAGCCTCCAGCCTGCTGCTGTTCTACAATTCCTTCTTTGACATCAACTACCCTCTGAAGAAGCTgg ACCTGGTCGCCATCCCAGACTTCCTGGCGGGGGCGATGGAGAACTGGGGTGTGATCACCTTCAGGGAGACCAGCCTCCTGGTGAGGAACCAGTCCTCTCCTCTGGACAAGCAGCTGGTCGCTTCTGTCATCGCCCACGAGCTGGCTCACCAG TGGTTTGGTAACCTGGTAACCATGCGCTGGTGGAACGACCTGTGGCTGAACGAGGGCTTCGCTACGTACATGCAGTACCTCTCCCTGGACAGACAGCTCCCCCAGCTGGATGCT GGTAACGTGTTCCTGAGCGTTCGATTGGAGGCCATGGCGAAGGACGCTCTAAACTCCTCCCACCCCGTGTCCACCCAGGTGACCTCACctgagcaggtggaggagatgtTTGACTCGGTCTCCTACGAGAAG ggtgccTCCATCCTGCTGATGTTGAACTCCAGCATGCCAGACGGTCAGTTCCGGAAAGGCATCATCAAGTACCTGTCACGCTACAGCGGCTCCAACACCGTCACCGACGACCTCTGGAACAGCCTCACACGG gcccagGTACCCGCCCCCTCCGAGAGCGTGTCGGACATGATGAACACCTGGACGCTCCAGAAAGGCTTCCCATTGGTCACAGCCACCCTGCAGGGACGTAATCTGACCCTCACTCAGGAACACTTCCTGCTGTCCGCagacaacagcacacacacctccag CCTGTGGCACATCCCCATCACCTACGTCAGCGACAACTGTAGCTTCGCCCCCAGCTGCAGTCAGATGTTCATGCTGAAGAACAAGACAG ccacgGTGGTGCTGCCCTCCAGTGTGTTGTGGGTGAAGCTGAACTACAGGAACACAGGCTTCTACATGGTGCACTATGGAGACCAAGGCTGGGCCCGCCTCACCGACGCCCTGAGCACCAACATCAACACTCTCACTCACCAGGACCGcgcctcgctcacacacaccatcttcgccctgtccag actgGGCCGTGTGACGTTCCGGCAGGTTCTCAGCCTGATGAGCTACGTAACCAATGAGACGGAGACGGCCCCCCTGCTGGAGGCCCTGTCTCAGCTGCGCACGGTGTACCTCCTGCTGGACAAGAGACAGGAGCAGGGGCTGGCCTCCCGCATGAAG GGGTACATCCTGGAAGTGTTCAGGCCAGCGATGGATGtccagggctggggggaggaggagagcgtgtCCAGGCTGGAGCAGCGCTCCGCCCTGCTGGAGGCCGCCTGCGCCCTGGGCCTCCAGAACTGCACCCAGCAGGCTCTGCTGCTGTTCAACCAGTACAGCGCCCCCAACAGCACCACCCG tatcCCGGGGGACCTGCAGGGGGTGGTGTACCGCGCGGGCGCCCAGACGGATGCAGGCTGGGACTTCCTGCTGCAGGCCTACGGACACGCCTCCGACGCCGCTGAGAAACGCAGGCTGCTGAGGGCCCTTGCCTCCACCCAGGACGCCCGCCGCATCGCCtg ggTTCTGAGGGCGGGGCTTCTGGGCCAGGATATCCAGACACAAGAGCTGCCATTGGTCGTCAGAGCTGTGAGTGACGGCTTCGCTGGCCACCTGTTCGCCTGGGACTTTGTCCAGCAGAACTGGGACCAGCTCATAGAGAA gTTTCCTGTTGGTTCTTATGCCATCCAGAGCATCATCAAATCTACCACCTCCCAGTTCTCTACACAGGCACATCTAGAGCAG gtccaaGCCTTCTTCTCCAGTCTGAAGCAGAGAGGCTCTCAGATGAGGAGTGTGCTGGAGGCGACAGAGACCATCAGACTGAACCAGCGCTGGGTGGACCGCATTCTGCCCACACTGCAGCGCtggctgtaa
- the slc14a2 gene encoding urea transporter 2, whose product MPGSHQPQTVKGGPKREDTRKIAIHTDSPDNNLKDNVFSWLGYSPNIHSTQHLRQLQPLMSDLEAEAGGGLEGSPAQGEKPPAGQAWRRARGHILLGVSYFSGDMEAFGEWMKNQFFLLQLCDWVLRGAAQVMFVNNPLSGVIIFAGLALQNPWWALNGFTGTLFATISALILRQNRGAISAGLYGYNGILVGLLMAVFSNAGNWYWWLLLPNIFMSMACPIVSSALASINSRWDLPVFTLPFNILVCLHMVATGHYNHHFPQVLIQPRSQLANISWEQVDVAKLFRSVPVGIGQVYGCDNPWTGGLFILSLVISSPITCAHAVIGSAVGMVSGLALAAPFEDIYFGLWGYNCVLACIAIGGMFYGLTWQVHLLAVTCAFFCAYLGSAIANIMSRFGLPACTWPFCLSALTFLLLTTESSSIFKLPLANVTYPEKNLGFFWKLRKTERMEREEKEREKEREEKEREKEEKQREKEREEKQIEK is encoded by the exons GGAGGACCCAAGCGTGAGGACACAAGAAAGATCgctatacataca GATAGCCCAGACAACAACCTGAAGGACAACGTTTTCTCCTGGCTAGGATACTCCCCAAACATTCACTCTACG caGCACCTCCGACAGCTGCAGCCCCTGATGTCCGAcctggaggcagaggcaggaggggggcttGAGGGGAGCCCGGCCCAGGGAGAGAAGCCCCCAGCTGGGCAGGCCTGGCGCAGGGCCAGGGGGCACATCCTCCTGGGAGTGTCCTACTtctcaggagacatggaggccTTCGGGGAGTGGATGAAGA atCAGTTCTTCCTGCTCCAGCTGTGTGACTGGGTGCTACGTGGGGCTGCCCAGGTGATGTTTGTGAACAACCCTCTGAGCGGGGTGATCATCTTTGCGGGACTCGCCTTGCAGAACCCCTGGTGGGCTCTCAACGGCTTCACCGGGACTCTGTTCGCCACCATCTCTGCTCTCATCCTCAGACAgaacag gggggctATCTCTGCAGGTCTGTATGGATATAACGGGATCCTGGTGGGCCTGCTGATGGCTGTGTTCTCCAACGCAGGAAACTGGTACTGGTGGCTACTGCTGCCCAACATCTTCATGTCCATGgcctg tcctaTTGTGTCTAGTGCCTTGGCTTCCATAAACAGTCGCTGGGACCTGCCTGTGTTCACTCTGCCCTTCAACATCCTGGTGTGCCTGCACATGGTGGCCACCGGCCACTACAACCATCACTTCCCCCAGGTGCTTATCCAGCCTCGCTCCCAGCTGGCCAACATCTCCTGGGAGCAGGTGGACGTGGccaag ctcttcaGATCGGTGCCTGTGGGGATCGGTCAGGTGTACGGCTGCGATAACCCCTGGACTGGAGggctcttcatcctctccttggTCATCTCCTCACCCATCACCTGCGCTCACGCTGTCATAGGGTCTGCCGTGGGCatggtctcag GTTTGGCCCTGGCGGCTCCGTTTGAGGACATTTACTTCGGCCTGTGGGGGTACAACTGTGTCCTGGCCTGCATCGCCATCGGAGGCATGTTCTACGGGCTCACCTGGCAGGTCCACCTGCTGGCCGTCACCTGTG CTTTCTTCTGCGCCTACCTGGGCTCGGCCATCGCTAACATCATGTCCAGG TTCggactcccagcatgcacctggcCTTTCTGTCTGTCGGCTCTGACCTTCCTGCTCCTCACCACGGAGTCGAGCAGCATCTTCAAGCTGCCGCTGGCCAATGTGACGTACCCCGAGAAGAACCTGGGCTTCTTCTGGAAGCTCCGCAAGAccgagaggatggagagggaggagaaggagagagagaaagagagagaggagaaggagagagagaaagaggagaagcagagagaaaaagagagagaggagaagcagatagagaaa